One Variibacter gotjawalensis genomic window, CGCATTAATCCAGCCTGAAATTCCTTCTGTAGAACCGTTCTGGCGTTGTTGCTCGGGGCCGATCGGCTTGATAAACCCCCGCCGTCGGTCAAGTAGAACGCCGTTGCGGGCCGAGGCGCGCCGGAACGTGCAGTTTGGAGAATAAAATGTCAGCCAAGAATGGCGCCATCAAGCTCGTGGCTGGCAACTCGAACCGGGCTCTGTCCGAAGCGATCGCGGCCTATCTCGCGGTGCCGCTGACCCAGGCGACTGTCCGCCGCTTCGCCGACATGGAAATCTTCGTCGAGATCCAAGAAAACGTCCGCGGTTCGGACGTTTTCATTCTGCAGTCGACATCGTTCCCCGCCAACGACCACTTGATGGAATTGCTCATCATCACGGATGCGCTGCGCCGCGCTTCGGCCCGCCGCATCACGGCGGTGCTGCCGTATTTTGGCTACGCGCGTCAGGACCGCAAAGTCGGTGGACGCACGCCGATCTCCGCGAAGCTCGTCGCCAACCTCATCACGCATTCGGGTGTCGACCGCGTCATGACGGTCGATCTGCACGCCGCGCAGATTCAAGGCTTCTTCGATATCCCGACCGATAACCTGTACGCTTCGCCCGTGATGGTGCGTGACCTGAAGGAACGTTACGACCTCAAGCGCACGACCGTCGTGTCGCCGGACGTCGGCGGCGTCGTGCGCGCGCGTGGCTTCTCGAAGCGTATCGATGCGCCGCTCGCCATCATCGACAAACGCCGCGAACGCGCCGGCGAATCCGAAGTCATGAACGTCATCGGTGACGTCGAAGGCCGCGACTGCGTCCTCATCGACGACATCGTCGACTCGGGCGGCACGCTGGTGAATGCTGCCGATGCGTTGCTGAAAAACGGCGCATTGTCTGTTTCGGCTTACATCACGCACGGCGTGCTCTCTGGCGGTGCGGTCGCGCGCGTCACCGCGTCGAAGCTGAAAGAACTCGTCATCACGGATTCGATCCAGCCGACCGAAGCCGTGCGCGTTGCGCGCAACATCCGCGTGCTCTCGATCGCGACGCTGATGGGGCAGGCGATCGGCCGCACCGCGTCCGAAGAGTCGGTGTCAAGCCTGTTTGACTAAGATCTTCAGCGTCATGGCCCGCATGAAGCGGGCCATGACGCTGAGATGTTCGTCTCTTTGATATTGCATAGCTGACATATCGACTGACCTAACAATCGTTAGATTGCGGATAGCCGCGAAAGTCGGCTAGCGTTCCTTCGAAGCCCTCGGAACCAACAGAGGGCGCTGGAGGAATACGAGATGAAGCTCCCCGTCGTCCGTTTGTTGATGGCGTCCGCCGCGTTGCTCGCGTTGACGCCCGCCGCTCAAGCACAAGACGCACAAGGCATTTCGCGCGAACGTCTCGCCCGCATCGCCCCTGTGATGAAGCAGGAAGTCGAGAAGGGCACATTCCCAGGTGCCATCACGCTGATCGCGCGCAACGGCAAGGTCGTGCATGTCGAGACGCACGGTTTCCAGGATGCCGCGAAGACGAAACCGATGAAGCGCGACACCATCTTCCGCATGGCGTCGATGACGAAGCCGATGACGACGGCCGCCGCGATGATGCTGGTCGAGCAGGGCGTCTTCAAGATCGAAGATCCAATCTCGAACCTGCTGCCCGAACTCAAAGACCTGAAAGTCGAGACGAAGAAAGCCGACGGCTCGACCGAGGACGTGACGGCGCGCCCGATCACGATCCAGGATCTGATGCGTCACACGTCGGGGCTTTTCTACGCGGCGCCGCCGCCGTCCGAGCGTCTCGCCAAAGCCTACAACGACGCCAACATCGAAGCGCGCCAGGAAGACATCGCGGCCGACGAAATGCTCAAGCGTCTCGGCGGCATTCCGCTCGCGCATCAACCGGGCACGAACTTCCATTACTCGATCTCGACCGACATCCTCGGTTTGCTGCTCGAGCGAGCGACGAAGAAGCCGCTCTCGCAAGTGCTCGACGAGATGCTGATCAAGCCGCTCGGCATGAAAGACACTGCGTTCTGGGTGCCGGCCGAGAAGAAGGCGCGCCTCGCCGAAGTCACCGACGGCGATCCCGCGAAGCCCGGCTCACTGCGTTACTGCCTCGACGAAGCGACGATCAAGAAGAGCTACTTCAAGGGCGGCGCCGGTCTCTGCTCGACGATCGACGACTACTACAAATTCGCGCAGATGGTTGCGAATGGCGGCGAGTTCGGCGGCAAGCGCTATCTCTCGAAGAAGACCGTCGAGTTCATGCTCAGCGATCATCTGATCGGCATGGGCGGCTCGACCTCCGCGTCGACCGGCCCGGGCTACGGCTTCGGCCTCGGCTTCGCGGTGCGCCGTCAGGACGGCTTCGGCTGGACCGCAGGCTCGACCGGCGATGCGATGTGGGCCGGCGCTTTCGGCACGATGTTCACCATCGATCCGCGTGAGAAGATCGTTGCGATCCAACTCTCGCAGGGCGCGACGACGCGCATCCGCAGCCGCATGCTGTTCAAGAATCTCGTCTACGGCGCGATCGTGAAGTAGGGCGCTGTCGCTGGCATCTTCGCCATAGCCCTGTCAGGGCCGTGACGACAGAGAGTCGGTCGTGCGGCGTAACAGCACGTAGCCCGGATGAGCGTCGCGCATCGCGCGCGCGCGACATCCGGGTCCTGCATCGACGTCGAGCGCCGCTCCCGGATATCGCTTCGGCTATGCCTCGCTCATCCGGCCTACACACTGTCGCCTCACCACCCACAGGTCGTCATCCCGGCCAAGCGATTAGCCCGAAGGGCTTATCGCGCGAGCCGGGACCCACGACTCCCTGCGGTGCGAGAAGGCGACGCGCGCCAAGGCAAACCGATCACAGGGATACGTGGGTCCCGGATAGCCTTGCTTGCTGTGCAAGCGCGGCTTCCGGGATGACGCCGGAGGGTGCAGAATGGCAATTTCCAGAAAATATTCCTTGACATAAATTCCTATATCCCTCATATCAACCCCACACCGGCGCGAGGGGATGTCTTCCGGAGACAGACCGTTAGGCAGCCGGTGGACGGCACCTGCGGCTGAGCTTGTGACTCAGTCCCGGGCGGTTGGGAGACATGGGCCGCCTGGCACTAAGACCAGGCGTCCGACGGTGGACCGGGCGGAAATCGGGACACTTTCGGGCTTTGGGCAATACCCACCGCAAGCGCGTCGGCGTTGCGTATGCCGCCGGTCGCGTGGAGAGCCGTGCGGAGCGCCGGTTGGCGTAGCGTCCCCCAAGGGACGCTGCCGTATCCGCGAGATACGGCTCGCATCGTTTCGCGCCCGCCGGCGCTCCGCTCCCCTCATCTTTTCGAGGAGAGCATCTCGCAAACCTCGGGGCGTCATCGCTCGCGAGAATGCACCGGGCTGAGCAGATTGTTTCGACGCTTCGCCTTGCTCTCGGCTGTCATCCCGGCCAAGCGAGCGCGTCGCGTGAGCGACCGGTCGCGCGAGCCGGGATCCACGTTTCCCTGTCGATCGATGCGGCTCTCGGCGCCGAGGCATCAACGATCACAGGGCTACGTGGATCCCGGACAGCCGCGCCGCTCCGCGACACGGCTTCCGGGATGACGGCAGAGTGTGGGGCGTGTGGAGACAAAGGACAGCAGCGCATCCGACACGGCGTAAACGCTATTGCACAACATTGAGTCAAACGGTCGCACACTGATGTGTGGACGACTCAACCACGTGAATTGCGCGAATGGCGCAAATCACGGCCAATGCAATGCAACGAGACTCTAGCGGTCGGACTCGAACTCGCTATAGTCGAATCACCGAGTGATTCGGGCCACTTAGCGGGCCTGCTCACGGCGGAGCAGCGGTGAGGCCACCGTTGCTCCGTACCACCGCGCACGTGGAGGCGGCATGTCTTTGGTGGACGTTACCGAGCAGCGGGAGTCGCATCCCGTTGACGTCGTCGAACACCTTGCGGCGATTAAGGACTGGGCGTTCGATCGCTCCGGCGCTGACGAGATCTCGATCTCGATCGCGGGTCGCTGGACCGACTATCACCTCTCTTTCACCTGGATGGATGAGATCGAATCGCTGCATCTCGCATGCGCCTTCGATTGCCGTGTGCCGGAGCGCCGACGCGCCGAAGTGCTGGCGATGATCGCGCAGGTCAACGAGCAGCTCTGGATCGGTCACTTCGATCTCTGGAGCCGGGACGGCGTGATCATGTTCCGCCACTCCATCATGCTGCCGGACGGCATCGAGCCGTCGCGCCGGCAATGCGAGCTTTCGATGGAAGCCGCGCTCGACGCATGCGAGCGTTACTACCAAGCCTTCCAGTTCGTCGTCTGGGCCGGCAAGTCGGCGCGCGAGGCGATCGACTCCGCGATGTTCGAGACGGCCGGCGAGGCTTGAAGCTTCGCCGCTGCCCCGTGCTATGCTGCGCGGCATGGAAACGCTGAAGACTTTCAAGGGCACGATTGCGCTCATCGGCGCCGGCAATATGGGCGG contains:
- a CDS encoding serine hydrolase domain-containing protein, which translates into the protein MKLPVVRLLMASAALLALTPAAQAQDAQGISRERLARIAPVMKQEVEKGTFPGAITLIARNGKVVHVETHGFQDAAKTKPMKRDTIFRMASMTKPMTTAAAMMLVEQGVFKIEDPISNLLPELKDLKVETKKADGSTEDVTARPITIQDLMRHTSGLFYAAPPPSERLAKAYNDANIEARQEDIAADEMLKRLGGIPLAHQPGTNFHYSISTDILGLLLERATKKPLSQVLDEMLIKPLGMKDTAFWVPAEKKARLAEVTDGDPAKPGSLRYCLDEATIKKSYFKGGAGLCSTIDDYYKFAQMVANGGEFGGKRYLSKKTVEFMLSDHLIGMGGSTSASTGPGYGFGLGFAVRRQDGFGWTAGSTGDAMWAGAFGTMFTIDPREKIVAIQLSQGATTRIRSRMLFKNLVYGAIVK
- a CDS encoding ribose-phosphate pyrophosphokinase, with the protein product MSAKNGAIKLVAGNSNRALSEAIAAYLAVPLTQATVRRFADMEIFVEIQENVRGSDVFILQSTSFPANDHLMELLIITDALRRASARRITAVLPYFGYARQDRKVGGRTPISAKLVANLITHSGVDRVMTVDLHAAQIQGFFDIPTDNLYASPVMVRDLKERYDLKRTTVVSPDVGGVVRARGFSKRIDAPLAIIDKRRERAGESEVMNVIGDVEGRDCVLIDDIVDSGGTLVNAADALLKNGALSVSAYITHGVLSGGAVARVTASKLKELVITDSIQPTEAVRVARNIRVLSIATLMGQAIGRTASEESVSSLFD
- a CDS encoding YbjN domain-containing protein, yielding MSLVDVTEQRESHPVDVVEHLAAIKDWAFDRSGADEISISIAGRWTDYHLSFTWMDEIESLHLACAFDCRVPERRRAEVLAMIAQVNEQLWIGHFDLWSRDGVIMFRHSIMLPDGIEPSRRQCELSMEAALDACERYYQAFQFVVWAGKSAREAIDSAMFETAGEA